In a single window of the Leptospira sanjuanensis genome:
- a CDS encoding SemiSWEET transporter: MDSITFLGYIASLLTTVSFLPQLIRIVMGGSTKDISRNMYIVFVTGVVLWFIYGCLKQDFPIILANVFTFIFTSIILYFKLRNDAKGE; encoded by the coding sequence ATGGACTCCATTACGTTTTTAGGTTATATCGCTTCGCTCTTGACTACGGTTTCTTTCTTACCGCAGCTCATTCGAATCGTGATGGGCGGAAGCACGAAGGACATTTCCAGAAACATGTATATCGTCTTCGTGACCGGTGTGGTTCTCTGGTTTATCTACGGCTGCCTCAAACAGGATTTTCCTATCATCTTAGCGAACGTGTTCACGTTCATCTTCACTTCGATTATTCTTTATTTTAAACTAAGAAACGACGCAAAGGGAGAGTGA
- a CDS encoding ferredoxin, with protein MATKIAYVDKDNCTSCNQCADNLPKYFQMDDNDTSETHIGGEMVNQAPIPEEDWKIVQKEMDECPGECIQWKK; from the coding sequence ATGGCGACTAAAATTGCGTATGTAGACAAGGACAACTGCACTTCCTGCAATCAATGTGCGGACAATCTTCCGAAATACTTTCAAATGGATGACAATGATACTTCGGAAACTCATATCGGAGGAGAAATGGTAAACCAAGCTCCGATCCCGGAAGAAGACTGGAAAATCGTTCAGAAAGAAATGGACGAATGCCCGGGCGAATGTATCCAGTGGAAAAAATAA
- the lsa33 gene encoding surface adhesin Lsa33, with the protein MIQKGLCLALIVLFAIDCGKSKKDDLQGGVFTFIKGTVKLSDKAGKEKKVGLSEFILPEDKIETGKDSYADVQLMDGVIIRIKENTSLTLNKIYVDSKNAEIYSDISLNKGKIFSKVGTKLNKSSGFKVSTPTSTAAVRGTDFQVEVEGNKTETLVSDGAVEVVDNDNPDQTNTADAGEKIVSDGKTQKEEKLSEDELKELQEDAATVQSVTEEQRQRIEEILKDFKENKERILQGLEEQKQRNQELINATKEENRRMIDEVKESGKAEKEAIKNAADEERKNIKSGIDKDKEALENSRKSLKDQVKPQ; encoded by the coding sequence ATGATTCAAAAAGGTTTATGCCTTGCATTGATCGTCTTATTCGCTATTGACTGTGGAAAATCCAAAAAGGATGATTTGCAGGGCGGAGTTTTTACCTTTATCAAAGGAACCGTTAAACTTTCGGATAAAGCAGGAAAGGAAAAGAAAGTAGGACTTTCGGAGTTCATTCTTCCGGAAGATAAAATCGAAACGGGAAAGGATTCCTACGCGGACGTTCAATTGATGGACGGAGTTATCATCCGTATCAAAGAAAATACGAGTCTGACGTTGAACAAGATTTATGTGGATTCGAAAAACGCGGAGATCTATTCGGATATCAGCTTAAACAAAGGAAAGATTTTTTCCAAGGTTGGTACGAAGCTGAACAAGTCCTCCGGATTTAAGGTTTCCACTCCGACTTCCACCGCGGCCGTTCGCGGAACCGATTTCCAGGTGGAAGTGGAAGGAAACAAAACCGAGACGCTCGTTTCCGATGGGGCGGTAGAAGTCGTCGATAACGACAATCCGGATCAAACCAATACCGCGGACGCGGGCGAAAAGATCGTATCCGACGGTAAAACTCAGAAAGAAGAAAAACTTTCCGAAGACGAGTTGAAGGAACTTCAAGAAGACGCTGCGACCGTTCAATCCGTGACCGAAGAACAAAGACAAAGAATCGAAGAGATTCTGAAGGACTTTAAGGAGAATAAAGAAAGAATTCTCCAAGGTTTGGAGGAACAAAAACAAAGAAATCAAGAACTCATCAACGCTACGAAAGAAGAAAATCGTAGAATGATCGACGAGGTGAAAGAGTCGGGCAAAGCGGAAAAAGAAGCGATTAAAAACGCCGCGGACGAAGAAAGAAAGAACATCAAGTCCGGGATCGACAAGGATAAGGAAGCTTTGGAAAATTCCAGAAAATCCCTCAAAGACCAGGTTAAACCTCAATAA
- the fliM gene encoding flagellar motor switch protein FliM, whose product MTEILSQDEIDALLSAISSGEVNESDYASVSEQKKVKIYDFKRPDKFSKDQIRTLQMMHETFARLATTGLSAQLRALVSVHVASVDQLTYEEFIRSIPNPTTLAVINMDPLRGSAILEIDPSISFTIIDRLFGGKGEQAKISRELSEIEMSVMEGIIVRILGNMRESWSTVIDLRPRLGNIETNPQFAQVVPPNDMVVLITLETKIGEVEGMTNLCIPYITIEPIINKLSAQYWYSSIRKGELDENRAVIQERLDQVAIPLIAEVGSVDVSINDFMNLSVGDVVKLENTSTRSEMIVKVGERKKFKCLPGRVGSRLAIQIGDRVEDIPDELLGSTRSEQEY is encoded by the coding sequence ATGACAGAGATTTTATCCCAGGATGAAATTGACGCGCTACTCAGCGCCATCAGTTCCGGAGAAGTCAACGAATCGGATTACGCTTCCGTTTCCGAACAGAAAAAAGTAAAGATCTACGACTTCAAACGTCCGGATAAATTTTCAAAAGACCAGATTCGTACTCTGCAGATGATGCACGAAACTTTTGCGCGTTTGGCTACTACTGGTTTATCGGCGCAGCTTCGAGCCCTCGTATCCGTTCACGTCGCTTCGGTGGATCAGTTGACGTACGAAGAATTCATCCGTTCGATTCCGAACCCGACTACACTTGCCGTAATCAACATGGACCCTCTCCGCGGTTCCGCGATTTTGGAAATCGATCCTTCGATTTCGTTTACGATCATCGATCGTCTGTTCGGTGGTAAGGGAGAACAGGCAAAGATTTCCAGAGAACTTTCAGAGATCGAGATGAGCGTAATGGAAGGGATCATCGTGAGAATCCTCGGGAACATGCGGGAATCCTGGTCCACGGTAATCGACTTAAGACCGAGGCTGGGGAACATTGAAACGAATCCTCAGTTCGCTCAGGTCGTTCCTCCCAACGACATGGTGGTTTTGATCACACTCGAAACCAAGATCGGGGAAGTGGAAGGGATGACGAACCTTTGTATTCCTTACATCACGATCGAACCGATCATCAATAAGTTGTCGGCGCAGTATTGGTATTCTTCCATTCGAAAAGGGGAACTCGACGAGAACCGCGCCGTGATCCAAGAGCGTCTCGATCAGGTTGCGATTCCGTTGATCGCAGAAGTCGGTTCGGTGGACGTTTCCATCAACGACTTCATGAATCTTTCCGTAGGCGACGTGGTAAAACTCGAGAACACGTCCACGAGATCCGAGATGATCGTAAAGGTCGGAGAAAGAAAGAAGTTCAAATGTCTTCCGGGAAGAGTGGGAAGCAGACTTGCGATTCAGATCGGAGATCGAGTCGAGGATATTCCCGACGAACTCTTGGGTTCCACCCGTTCCGAGCAGGAATATTAA